CCTCTAAGCTCTCAGCCATCTCGCCGACGTAGAGCGCCGCTCCGGAGTTTAAGAGCAGGAAGTTATAACGAGGGCCTCTGTCCTTCCCCTCGAAGATATCCCTTATCACGCGGGCGTTAAACTCCGGGCTGCCTCCGGCCACCTCCTCCAGATCACAACGGGGGATGCCGAAGTCCTCCGGCTCAATCTCATACTTCTCCACCTTCCCGTTTTTAACCTCAGCGATGGACGTTCTGCCCAGTATGGAGATCTCGTCCAATCCATCAAGCCCATGGGCGACGATAGCATGTATGAAGTCCAGCTCCACAAGGATATCGGCGACCATCGAGACCAGCTCCGGTCTATAAACCCCGAGCACATGACGTCTGGCATCGGCGGGATTGATGAGCGGGCCGATTATGGTGTAGAAGATGGTTTTGATGCCGAGCTGGTTTTCCGGCCCGAACACCTTTCCCATGACGGGATGGAAGTTCGGCGCGTAGAGGAAGCAGATTCCTATCTCCTCGATGAGTTTCTCCGCCTGTTTGGGCGTCACATCTATGAATACGCCGAGGGCCTCCAGGACGTCGGCGCTTCCCGAGGCTGAGGATA
The sequence above is a segment of the Candidatus Poribacteria bacterium genome. Coding sequences within it:
- the trpD gene encoding anthranilate phosphoribosyltransferase, coding for MVRTIMSKLTQNRNLTEREISDFIIGIRDGEVTDVQIAGFLVGLTMKGPTVREIAYIAKAMRSVCTQITPKVSGGLLDTCGTGGGLTTYNVSTANAIVAAAAGIPVAKHGSRSISSASGSADVLEALGVFIDVTPKQAEKLIEEIGICFLYAPNFHPVMGKVFGPENQLGIKTIFYTIIGPLINPADARRHVLGVYRPELVSMVADILVELDFIHAIVAHGLDGLDEISILGRTSIAEVKNGKVEKYEIEPEDFGIPRCDLEEVAGGSPEFNARVIRDIFEGKDRGPRYNFLLLNSGAALYVGEMAESLEEGIERAREVIELGAAARKLGEYIARSNELRSKG